A DNA window from Halomicrobium mukohataei DSM 12286 contains the following coding sequences:
- a CDS encoding elongation factor EF-2: MGRRKKIVQECETLMNTPEQIRNIAIAAHVDHGKTTLTDNLLAGAGMISDDTAGEQLAMDTEEDEQERGITIDAANVSMTHEYEDTNHLINLIDTPGHVDFGGDVTRAMRAVDGALVVVDAVEGAMPQTETVLRQALREGVKPTLFINKVDRLISELQEGPEEMQKRLMSVIADVNELIRGMTEEMDDIDEDWTVSVEEGTVGFGSALYKWGVSMPSMQRTGMDFGDIMDLERSDKRQELHERTPLADVVLDMVCEHFPNPIDAQPRRIPRIWRGDDESEVAESMQFVDEDGEVVLMVTDIGVDPHAGEIAAGRVFSGTLEKGQELYVSGTAGKNRVQSVGIYMGGEREEVEEVPAGNIAAVTGLKDAIAGSTVSSVEMTPFESIDHISEPVITKSIEAKNMDDLPKLIETLRQVSKEDPTIQIEINEDTGEHLISGQGELHLEVQTQRIERNQGIPVNTGEPIVVYREAPQQPSREVEGISPNRHNRFYISVEPLEQDIVDAIKLGDASMDMPELERREALQEAGMEKETSQNVEHIHGTNVFIDDTKGIQHLNETMELLIEGLEEALNDGPLAAEPVQGSLIRLHDARLHEDAIHRGPAQVIPAMREAVHNSLIDAEIRLLEPIQNVRIDVPNAHMGAASGEIQGRRGRVDDMYQEGDLMVVEGVAPVDEMIGFSSDIRSATEGRASWNTENAGFQVMADNLQPDKIDEIRTRKGMKLELPETIDYF, encoded by the coding sequence ATGGGCCGACGTAAGAAAATTGTACAGGAGTGCGAGACACTGATGAACACGCCGGAGCAGATCCGGAACATCGCTATCGCGGCACACGTCGACCACGGGAAGACGACGTTGACGGACAATCTGCTGGCCGGTGCCGGGATGATCTCGGACGACACCGCGGGCGAGCAGCTCGCGATGGACACCGAAGAGGACGAGCAAGAGCGTGGGATCACCATCGACGCGGCGAACGTCTCGATGACCCACGAGTACGAGGACACCAACCACCTCATCAACCTCATCGACACGCCGGGCCACGTCGACTTCGGTGGCGACGTGACCCGAGCGATGCGCGCCGTCGACGGCGCGCTCGTGGTGGTCGACGCGGTCGAGGGCGCGATGCCCCAGACCGAGACCGTCCTCCGACAGGCGCTCCGAGAGGGGGTCAAGCCGACGCTGTTCATCAACAAGGTCGACCGACTCATCTCCGAGCTGCAGGAGGGACCCGAGGAGATGCAAAAGCGCCTGATGAGTGTCATCGCCGACGTGAACGAGCTCATCCGGGGCATGACCGAGGAGATGGACGACATCGACGAGGACTGGACGGTCTCCGTCGAGGAGGGGACCGTCGGGTTCGGCTCGGCGCTGTACAAGTGGGGCGTCTCGATGCCCTCGATGCAGCGCACCGGCATGGACTTCGGGGACATCATGGACCTGGAGCGGTCGGACAAGCGCCAGGAACTCCACGAGCGGACGCCGCTTGCCGACGTGGTCCTGGACATGGTCTGTGAGCACTTCCCGAACCCCATCGACGCCCAGCCCCGTCGTATCCCGCGCATCTGGCGTGGCGACGACGAAAGCGAGGTCGCAGAGAGCATGCAGTTCGTCGACGAGGACGGCGAGGTCGTCCTGATGGTCACCGACATCGGCGTCGACCCCCACGCGGGCGAGATCGCTGCCGGTCGTGTCTTCTCCGGCACCCTGGAGAAGGGCCAGGAGCTGTACGTCTCCGGGACCGCGGGCAAGAACCGCGTCCAGAGCGTCGGGATCTACATGGGCGGCGAGCGCGAGGAAGTCGAAGAAGTCCCCGCGGGCAACATCGCCGCCGTCACCGGCCTCAAGGACGCCATCGCCGGTTCGACCGTCTCCAGCGTCGAGATGACTCCCTTCGAGTCCATCGACCACATCTCCGAGCCGGTCATCACGAAGTCCATCGAGGCCAAGAACATGGACGACCTGCCCAAGCTCATCGAGACGCTCCGACAGGTCTCCAAGGAGGACCCGACGATCCAGATCGAGATCAACGAGGACACCGGCGAGCACCTCATCTCGGGACAGGGCGAACTCCACCTCGAAGTCCAGACCCAGCGGATCGAGCGCAACCAGGGCATCCCGGTCAACACCGGCGAACCGATCGTCGTCTACCGCGAGGCACCCCAGCAGCCCTCCCGCGAGGTCGAGGGCATCTCGCCGAACCGCCACAACCGCTTCTACATCAGCGTCGAACCCCTCGAACAGGACATCGTCGACGCCATCAAGCTCGGCGACGCCTCCATGGACATGCCCGAACTGGAGCGCCGTGAAGCGCTGCAGGAAGCCGGCATGGAGAAAGAGACGTCACAGAACGTCGAGCACATCCACGGGACGAACGTCTTCATCGACGACACGAAGGGGATTCAGCACCTCAACGAGACGATGGAGCTGCTGATCGAGGGCCTCGAAGAGGCGCTCAACGACGGGCCGCTGGCCGCCGAGCCGGTCCAGGGGTCGCTCATCCGCCTCCACGACGCTCGCCTCCACGAGGACGCCATCCACCGCGGTCCCGCACAGGTCATCCCGGCCATGCGCGAGGCCGTCCACAACTCGCTGATCGACGCCGAGATCCGTCTGCTGGAGCCGATCCAGAACGTCCGCATCGACGTGCCCAACGCGCACATGGGCGCGGCCTCCGGCGAGATTCAGGGCCGTCGTGGCCGCGTCGACGACATGTACCAGGAAGGCGACCTGATGGTCGTCGAGGGCGTCGCGCCAGTCGACGAGATGATCGGCTTCTCGTCGGACATCCGCTCGGCCACCGAGGGCCGCGCCTCCTGGAACACCGAGAACGCCGGCTTCCAGGTCATGGCCGACAACCTCCAGCCGGACAAGATCGACGAGATCCGCACGCGGAAGGGCATGAAGCTCGAACTGCCCGAGACGATCGACTACTTCTAA
- a CDS encoding DUF5781 family protein — MDVHVRGGPAAPFLSAADLFATEYEIDGDVTVRVCEDPDERTRVSHDEESHCLTISRQAATSAMARELALHEFAHMHRYEEAHPSHTQSTREAIYLALAGQSVERRTLSHCYQIANHMKDIYADDVWLDVVPADKLVAFLESSLAAAVADTPRDRGAWDRLTPATDPDINAVNAAFALALVERHDLVGPDHPIYDLAHAAAEDAPHVSFEGFKRRFRTLARDTDESEYRKALVDVTRAYAVASNGDSAAD, encoded by the coding sequence ATGGACGTGCACGTTCGGGGTGGTCCAGCCGCGCCGTTTCTCAGTGCCGCCGACCTGTTCGCCACCGAGTACGAGATCGACGGCGACGTGACGGTCCGCGTCTGCGAGGATCCGGACGAACGGACCCGCGTGAGCCACGACGAGGAGAGCCACTGTCTGACGATCTCACGGCAGGCGGCGACGAGCGCGATGGCACGCGAGCTGGCGCTGCACGAATTCGCGCACATGCACCGCTACGAAGAAGCCCACCCCTCACACACCCAATCGACGCGAGAGGCGATTTACCTGGCACTGGCGGGCCAGAGCGTCGAGCGACGCACACTCTCGCACTGCTACCAGATCGCCAACCACATGAAAGACATCTACGCCGACGACGTGTGGCTCGACGTGGTGCCGGCGGACAAGCTCGTCGCCTTCCTCGAATCGAGTCTCGCGGCCGCCGTCGCGGACACCCCGCGAGATCGGGGAGCCTGGGACCGACTGACCCCCGCGACCGACCCCGACATCAACGCCGTCAACGCCGCCTTCGCGCTGGCGCTGGTCGAGCGCCACGACCTCGTCGGCCCGGACCATCCGATCTACGATCTCGCTCACGCCGCCGCCGAGGACGCCCCACACGTCAGTTTCGAGGGGTTCAAACGGCGGTTCCGCACGCTGGCTCGCGACACCGACGAGAGCGAGTACCGCAAGGCGCTGGTCGACGTGACCCGAGCCTACGCGGTCGCGAGCAACGGCGACAGCGCCGCCGACTGA
- a CDS encoding energy-coupling factor transporter transmembrane component T family protein codes for MLSYRPGETFAHRLDPRSKLCFQAGFAIAAFADTALSWLAGVYALAALALLAGRLDPRRVVRAYWVVFLVLALGPVIAGIAVGPPWFRVEPALTSLRAVARVPPVLAVSAVYVHTTPVRGTRAAIERLVPGRAGQLLGVGTGLVVRFFPLVVSDLRRIRTAMVARGGANRPVTDRARRLAVQGIDRAMARSDRLAVALRARCFAWNPTLPALTFGRMDYPVAGIGVVLALSPLAQSAALSPLLATA; via the coding sequence ATGCTGAGCTACCGACCCGGCGAGACGTTCGCCCACCGGCTCGATCCGCGGTCGAAGCTGTGTTTTCAGGCCGGGTTCGCCATCGCCGCCTTCGCGGACACGGCTCTCTCCTGGCTGGCTGGCGTCTACGCGCTGGCCGCGCTCGCACTGCTCGCCGGTCGACTCGATCCCCGGCGGGTCGTCCGGGCCTACTGGGTCGTCTTCCTCGTGCTCGCGCTGGGGCCGGTGATCGCCGGCATCGCGGTCGGACCGCCGTGGTTTCGGGTCGAACCGGCCCTGACCTCGCTTCGGGCCGTCGCCAGAGTCCCGCCAGTGCTGGCCGTCAGTGCCGTCTACGTTCACACGACGCCCGTGCGCGGAACGCGGGCGGCGATCGAGCGTCTCGTCCCGGGACGAGCGGGCCAGTTGCTCGGCGTCGGCACGGGGCTGGTCGTCAGGTTCTTCCCGCTCGTCGTGTCCGATCTCCGGCGGATCCGGACGGCGATGGTGGCCCGCGGCGGGGCAAACCGGCCGGTGACGGACCGGGCACGACGACTCGCGGTCCAGGGGATCGATCGGGCGATGGCTCGCTCCGACCGGCTGGCAGTCGCGTTGCGGGCCCGCTGTTTCGCCTGGAACCCGACGCTACCGGCGCTGACGTTCGGTCGGATGGACTATCCGGTCGCCGGGATCGGTGTCGTGTTGGCGCTGTCGCCGCTCGCTCAGTCGGCGGCGCTGTCGCCGTTGCTCGCGACCGCGTAG
- a CDS encoding energy-coupling factor ABC transporter ATP-binding protein — protein MIAVRGLTARRGDVVVLDGVDLTIADGESVLLVGPNGSGKTTLVRQFNALLTPDEGTVEVDGRDAHDDPVTARTSVGMVFQHPRDQFVAATVGADVAFGPENLGLERSEIDDRVDRALAAVGLTGERQRRIADLSGGQQARVAIAGALAMEPAHLVLDEPLTGLDLAARRSVLEHLETLSDSGTSVVVVTHDLRDLTDIADRIVALVDGEIALDGPPSAVLDELDGLGVRDPRC, from the coding sequence ATGATCGCCGTCAGGGGCCTGACCGCTCGTCGGGGTGACGTGGTCGTCCTCGACGGCGTCGACCTGACGATCGCCGACGGCGAGAGCGTCTTGCTCGTGGGTCCCAACGGCTCCGGCAAGACGACGCTCGTCCGGCAGTTCAACGCCCTGTTAACGCCCGACGAGGGGACCGTCGAGGTCGACGGCCGCGACGCACACGACGATCCAGTCACAGCCCGGACGAGCGTCGGCATGGTGTTCCAGCACCCCCGCGACCAGTTCGTCGCCGCCACCGTCGGCGCGGACGTGGCCTTCGGACCGGAGAACCTCGGCCTCGAACGGTCGGAGATCGACGACCGCGTCGATCGCGCGCTCGCCGCGGTGGGACTCACCGGCGAGCGCCAGCGGCGGATCGCCGACCTCTCCGGCGGGCAGCAGGCCCGAGTGGCCATCGCCGGGGCGCTCGCGATGGAACCCGCTCACCTCGTGCTCGACGAGCCGCTGACGGGCCTCGATCTGGCGGCGCGTCGCTCGGTCCTCGAACATCTCGAAACGCTTTCCGACAGCGGGACCAGCGTCGTCGTCGTCACGCACGATCTGCGGGACCTGACCGACATAGCGGACCGCATCGTGGCCCTGGTCGACGGCGAGATCGCACTCGACGGGCCGCCCTCGGCGGTGCTCGACGAACTGGATGGACTCGGCGTCCGTGATCCGCGATGCTGA
- a CDS encoding biotin transporter BioY, whose product MAQQHDSVALVGDETVEHFATAVLLAALTAALAQVSIPLPGSLPPFSLQPFGAFFAGLLLGPLWGGLALALYTLVGIAGAPVFSNANAGLGYVLVGQGTGGFLVGFLLGAVVAGGIAHRQITPRSLETIGVATQVLALVAAVVVIYAVGVPWMSWALGLSVQRAAATMAPYAPFDLLKVAVAIAIVRGGYLVRE is encoded by the coding sequence ATGGCACAGCAACACGATTCTGTCGCCCTCGTCGGCGACGAGACGGTCGAGCACTTCGCGACGGCGGTACTGTTGGCGGCACTGACGGCGGCGTTAGCACAGGTGTCGATCCCGCTGCCGGGATCGTTGCCGCCCTTCTCGCTCCAGCCCTTCGGGGCCTTCTTCGCCGGGCTCTTGCTGGGACCGCTGTGGGGCGGGCTGGCACTCGCGCTGTACACCCTCGTCGGTATCGCGGGCGCTCCCGTCTTCTCGAACGCGAACGCGGGACTTGGCTACGTCCTCGTCGGGCAGGGGACCGGTGGCTTCCTCGTGGGGTTCCTGCTCGGGGCCGTCGTCGCCGGTGGGATCGCTCACCGGCAGATCACGCCCCGGTCCCTGGAGACGATCGGCGTGGCGACACAGGTCCTCGCGTTGGTGGCCGCGGTCGTCGTCATCTACGCCGTCGGCGTCCCCTGGATGTCCTGGGCGCTCGGACTGTCGGTGCAACGAGCCGCCGCGACCATGGCACCGTACGCTCCCTTCGACCTCCTGAAGGTCGCCGTCGCGATCGCGATCGTGCGCGGTGGCTACCTCGTCCGTGAATGA
- a CDS encoding 30S ribosomal protein S7: protein MSADDAPEPDAPAGTDDEAAPAQLFGEWDVTEIEFSDPSTERYVTVTPIAHTMGRHSEKQFKKSEISIVERLINRLMQTDENTGKKQLATTIVKDAFETIHERTEENPVQVLVEAVENSAPREETVRLKYGGISVPKAVDVAPQRRVDQALKFLAEGVYGDSFKTTTDAEDALAQQLIGAANNDVQTYAVNQKEEKERVAAAAR from the coding sequence ATGTCGGCAGACGACGCTCCCGAGCCGGACGCACCTGCCGGCACCGACGACGAGGCCGCCCCCGCACAGCTGTTCGGCGAGTGGGACGTGACCGAGATCGAGTTCTCGGACCCCTCGACCGAGCGCTACGTGACGGTGACGCCGATCGCCCACACGATGGGCCGCCACTCCGAAAAGCAGTTCAAGAAGTCGGAGATCAGCATCGTCGAGCGGCTCATCAACCGCCTGATGCAGACCGACGAGAACACGGGCAAAAAGCAGCTGGCGACCACCATCGTCAAGGACGCCTTCGAGACGATCCACGAGCGCACCGAGGAGAACCCGGTGCAGGTGCTCGTCGAGGCCGTCGAGAACAGCGCTCCGCGCGAGGAGACCGTCCGCCTGAAGTACGGTGGCATCTCCGTCCCGAAGGCCGTCGACGTCGCGCCCCAGCGCCGCGTCGACCAGGCACTGAAGTTCCTCGCCGAAGGCGTCTACGGCGACTCGTTCAAGACGACGACGGACGCCGAGGACGCGCTGGCCCAGCAGCTCATCGGCGCGGCCAACAACGACGTCCAGACGTACGCGGTCAACCAGAAAGAAGAGAAGGAACGCGTCGCGGCCGCAGCCCGGTAA
- a CDS encoding 30S ribosomal protein S12, with product MANGKYAARKLKKDRQNHRWSDSDYARRERGLGQKSDPLEGAPQGRGIVLEKIGIEAKQPNSAIRKCVRVQLIKNGKQVSAFCPGDGAISFIDEHDEVTIAGIGGAKGRAMGDISGVNYKVEKVNGVSLIELVRGNAEKPVR from the coding sequence ATGGCGAACGGCAAATACGCCGCACGCAAACTCAAGAAGGACCGCCAGAACCACCGGTGGTCCGACTCTGACTACGCGCGCCGCGAGCGCGGGCTGGGCCAGAAGTCCGACCCGCTCGAAGGTGCGCCCCAGGGTCGAGGGATCGTGCTCGAGAAGATCGGTATCGAAGCGAAACAGCCCAACTCCGCGATCCGGAAGTGTGTCCGGGTCCAGCTGATCAAGAACGGCAAGCAGGTCTCGGCGTTCTGTCCCGGCGACGGTGCGATCTCCTTCATCGACGAACACGACGAAGTGACGATCGCCGGCATCGGTGGCGCGAAGGGTCGTGCCATGGGTGACATCTCCGGAGTCAACTACAAGGTCGAGAAGGTCAACGGCGTCTCGCTCATCGAACTGGTTCGCGGTAACGCGGAGAAGCCGGTGCGATAA
- a CDS encoding NusA-like transcription termination signal-binding factor, with amino-acid sequence MPVELSDEARRLIALFETEADVTVRDCLIDDDNDRVIYVVKAGEMADAIGPGGVVVDRIESKLDRAVKLIEDADTAANFVANTLAPAAVYNVTISENDDTIAYVEVAQEDRGVAIGADGKNIDAARRLAKRHFDVDGIELT; translated from the coding sequence ATGCCCGTCGAACTCTCGGACGAAGCGCGCCGGCTGATCGCGCTGTTCGAGACCGAGGCAGACGTGACTGTCCGGGACTGCCTGATCGACGACGACAACGACCGCGTAATCTACGTCGTCAAGGCCGGCGAGATGGCCGACGCGATCGGTCCCGGCGGCGTCGTCGTCGACCGCATCGAGTCGAAACTCGACCGCGCGGTCAAGCTGATCGAGGACGCCGACACGGCTGCGAACTTCGTCGCGAACACGCTCGCACCGGCCGCGGTGTACAACGTGACGATCTCGGAGAACGACGACACCATCGCCTACGTCGAGGTCGCACAGGAGGACCGCGGCGTCGCGATCGGTGCCGACGGGAAGAACATCGATGCCGCCCGCCGGCTCGCGAAACGCCACTTCGACGTGGACGGTATCGAGCTGACGTAG
- the rpoA2 gene encoding DNA-directed RNA polymerase subunit A'', with product MTRANVTDDIEAIVEDTDLPRRLKDDVYSTIEERDVTVEEADQIAKAVQSRYQETRVDPLDPVGTVSAQSIGEPGTQMTMNTFHYAGVAEIDVTQGLPRLIELVDARKTPDTPMMTVHLEDEYATDREKAHEVVWKIEATRILALGDISTNVADMLVQIDLNEETLMERWPTVDQVEDVAEEIAETIESKLAVQTRQAGTMIEFGPEEPSYRDLLQLVEELREVVFKGIEDISRVVIRKEETDEGEEFVLYTEGSAFGDVLGIEGIDASRTTCNNIHEIYRNLGIEAARETLINETMHTLEEQGLDDVNIRHLMLVADIMTNRGEIESIGRHGISGNKESVLARAAYEVTVNHLLDAAIHGEVDVLEGVIENVIVGKPVQLGTGDVDLRMGASQD from the coding sequence ATGACACGAGCAAACGTAACCGACGACATCGAAGCGATCGTGGAGGATACGGACCTCCCGCGACGGCTCAAAGACGACGTGTACAGTACGATCGAAGAGCGCGACGTGACCGTCGAGGAGGCGGACCAGATCGCCAAGGCCGTCCAGTCGCGCTACCAGGAGACCCGCGTCGATCCGCTGGACCCGGTCGGGACCGTCTCGGCGCAGTCGATCGGCGAGCCCGGCACCCAGATGACGATGAACACGTTCCACTACGCGGGGGTCGCAGAGATCGACGTGACCCAGGGACTGCCGCGGCTCATCGAGCTGGTCGACGCCCGGAAAACGCCCGACACGCCGATGATGACGGTCCATCTCGAAGACGAGTACGCGACCGATCGGGAGAAGGCCCACGAGGTCGTCTGGAAGATCGAGGCCACGCGCATCCTCGCGCTGGGTGACATCTCGACCAACGTCGCGGACATGCTCGTCCAGATCGACCTCAACGAGGAGACGCTGATGGAGCGGTGGCCCACCGTCGACCAGGTCGAGGACGTGGCCGAGGAGATCGCCGAGACCATCGAGTCGAAGCTGGCCGTCCAGACCCGCCAGGCCGGCACGATGATCGAGTTCGGCCCCGAAGAGCCGTCGTATCGCGACCTCCTCCAGCTCGTCGAGGAGCTTCGCGAGGTCGTCTTCAAGGGGATCGAGGACATCTCCCGCGTGGTCATCCGGAAAGAAGAGACCGACGAGGGCGAGGAGTTCGTCCTCTACACCGAGGGGTCGGCCTTCGGCGACGTGCTCGGGATCGAGGGGATCGACGCCTCCCGGACGACGTGTAACAACATCCACGAGATCTACCGCAACCTCGGCATCGAGGCGGCCCGCGAGACGCTGATCAACGAGACGATGCACACGCTCGAAGAGCAGGGGCTCGACGACGTGAACATCCGGCACCTGATGCTGGTCGCCGACATCATGACCAACCGCGGCGAGATCGAGTCGATCGGTCGCCACGGCATCTCGGGCAACAAAGAGAGCGTCCTCGCGCGTGCGGCCTACGAGGTGACGGTCAATCACCTGTTAGACGCCGCGATCCACGGCGAGGTCGACGTGCTCGAAGGCGTCATCGAGAACGTGATCGTCGGGAAGCCGGTCCAGCTCGGCACCGGCGACGTGGACCTCCGGATGGGTGCGAGCCAGGACTGA
- a CDS encoding DNA-directed RNA polymerase subunit A': MSAQQTPKSISSISFGLMDPEEYRDMSATKVITADTYDDDGFPIDMGLMDPRLGVIDPGLECKTCGKHSGSCNGHFGHIELAAPVIHVGFNKLIRRLLRGTCRECSRLCLDEREREEFEDRLERSEELGKDVNDVTKAAIRQARKKDRCPFCGEPQYDIKHEKPTTYYEVQDVLSSEYSQRIVAAMEPDEEAGRERTTPSELADETGIDPSRVQEIISGEFRPRQDDRRAIESALDVDLTEEDENKLMPSDIRDWFEDIPDEDVEVLGMKPARSRPEWMILTVLPVPPVTARPSITLDNGQRSEDDLTHKLVDIIRINQRFMENREAGAPQLIIEDLWELLQYHVTTFMDNEISGTPPARHRSGRPLKTLSQRLKGKEGRFRGSLSGKRVNFSARTVISPDPTLSLNEVGVPDRVAKEMTQTMNVNERNLDNARRYVANGPEAHPGANYVKRPDGRRLKVTEKNCEELAEKVEPGWEVSRHMIDGDIIIFNRQPSLHRMSIMAHEVVVMPYKTFRLNTTVCPPYNADFDGDEMNMHALQNEEARAEARVLMRVQEQILSPRFGENIIGAIQDHISGTYLLTHTNPEFNETQALDLLRATRIDELPPESGVDDDGTPYWTGRDIFSELLPDDLDLTFTSEAGDDVIIEDGQLVEGTIDDSAVGGFGGEIVDTITKEYSNTRARIFINEIAALAMRSIMHFGFSIGIDDESVPEAAEAQITEAIDNAYDRVEELIETYDRGELESLPGRTVDETLEMKIMQTLGKARDSAGDIAGDHFDDDNPAVVMAESGARGSMLNLTQMAGCVGQQAVRGERINRGYEDRTLSHFKQNDLSSDAHGFVEASYRSGLNPKEFFFHAMGGREGLVDTAVRTSKSGYLQRRLINALSELEAQYDGTVRDTSDNIVQFEFGEDGTSPVQVSSNEETPVDVEEIADSVLDAEFESESIKSEFLGERTEPTNLSEHTDDWWMAEGDD, from the coding sequence ATGAGTGCACAACAGACACCCAAATCGATCAGTTCCATTAGCTTCGGGCTGATGGATCCCGAGGAGTACCGCGACATGAGCGCCACGAAGGTCATCACGGCCGACACCTACGACGACGACGGGTTCCCGATCGACATGGGACTGATGGACCCGCGTCTGGGCGTGATCGACCCCGGCCTGGAGTGTAAGACCTGTGGCAAGCACAGTGGGTCGTGTAACGGCCACTTCGGCCACATCGAACTCGCAGCGCCCGTCATCCACGTCGGGTTCAACAAGCTCATCCGACGCCTGCTGCGCGGGACCTGTCGGGAGTGCTCGCGGCTCTGTCTCGACGAACGCGAACGCGAGGAGTTCGAGGACCGCCTCGAACGATCCGAGGAGCTGGGCAAGGACGTCAACGACGTGACCAAGGCCGCGATCCGGCAGGCCCGCAAGAAGGACCGCTGTCCGTTCTGTGGCGAGCCCCAGTACGACATCAAACACGAGAAGCCGACGACCTACTACGAGGTCCAGGACGTGCTCTCCTCGGAGTACTCCCAGCGGATCGTCGCCGCGATGGAGCCCGACGAGGAGGCCGGCCGCGAACGGACCACGCCCTCGGAACTGGCCGACGAGACGGGTATCGATCCCTCTCGCGTCCAGGAGATCATCTCCGGAGAGTTCCGACCCCGACAGGACGACCGTCGGGCCATCGAGTCGGCGCTGGACGTGGACCTCACCGAGGAAGACGAGAACAAGCTGATGCCCAGCGACATCCGGGACTGGTTCGAGGACATCCCGGACGAGGACGTCGAGGTGCTGGGCATGAAGCCCGCCCGTTCTCGCCCCGAGTGGATGATTCTCACCGTCCTGCCCGTGCCGCCGGTCACCGCGCGACCGTCGATCACGCTGGACAACGGCCAGCGCTCGGAGGACGACCTGACCCACAAGCTGGTCGACATCATCCGGATCAACCAGCGGTTCATGGAGAACCGCGAGGCAGGCGCGCCCCAGCTGATCATCGAGGACCTCTGGGAACTGCTGCAGTACCACGTCACCACGTTCATGGACAACGAGATCAGCGGCACGCCGCCGGCCCGACACCGCTCTGGCCGGCCGCTGAAGACCCTCTCTCAGCGCCTGAAAGGCAAGGAAGGTCGCTTCCGTGGCTCGCTGTCCGGGAAGCGCGTGAACTTCTCGGCCCGGACGGTCATCTCCCCGGACCCGACCCTGTCGCTCAACGAGGTCGGCGTCCCCGACCGCGTGGCCAAGGAGATGACCCAGACGATGAACGTCAACGAGCGCAACCTCGACAACGCTCGTCGCTACGTCGCCAACGGGCCCGAGGCCCACCCCGGTGCCAACTACGTCAAGCGGCCCGACGGTCGCCGACTGAAGGTCACCGAGAAGAACTGCGAGGAGTTGGCCGAGAAGGTCGAACCGGGCTGGGAAGTGTCCCGTCACATGATCGACGGCGACATCATCATCTTCAACCGCCAGCCGTCGCTGCACCGGATGTCCATCATGGCCCACGAGGTCGTGGTGATGCCCTACAAGACGTTCCGGCTCAACACGACGGTCTGTCCGCCGTACAACGCGGACTTCGACGGCGACGAGATGAACATGCACGCCCTCCAGAACGAGGAGGCCCGTGCCGAGGCTCGCGTGCTGATGCGCGTCCAGGAGCAGATCCTCAGCCCGCGCTTCGGTGAGAACATCATCGGCGCGATTCAGGACCACATCAGTGGGACCTATCTGCTGACTCACACTAATCCGGAGTTCAACGAGACCCAGGCACTGGACCTGCTGCGTGCGACCCGGATCGACGAGCTCCCGCCCGAATCCGGCGTCGACGACGACGGCACGCCCTACTGGACGGGTCGCGACATCTTCTCGGAGCTGTTGCCCGACGACCTCGATCTGACGTTCACCAGCGAGGCCGGCGACGACGTGATCATCGAGGACGGGCAGCTCGTCGAGGGGACCATCGACGACAGCGCGGTCGGTGGGTTCGGCGGCGAGATCGTCGACACTATCACCAAGGAGTACTCCAACACCCGAGCGCGCATCTTCATCAACGAGATCGCCGCGCTGGCGATGCGTTCGATCATGCACTTCGGGTTCTCGATCGGGATCGACGACGAGTCCGTTCCCGAGGCCGCGGAGGCCCAGATCACCGAGGCCATCGACAACGCCTACGACCGCGTCGAGGAACTCATCGAGACCTACGATCGGGGCGAACTGGAGTCGCTGCCCGGTCGGACGGTCGACGAGACCCTCGAAATGAAGATCATGCAGACGCTCGGCAAGGCCCGTGACTCCGCCGGTGACATCGCCGGAGACCACTTCGACGACGACAACCCGGCTGTCGTGATGGCCGAGTCCGGCGCGCGTGGGTCGATGCTCAACCTGACCCAGATGGCCGGCTGTGTCGGCCAGCAGGCGGTCCGTGGCGAGCGGATCAACCGCGGCTACGAGGACCGCACCCTGTCACACTTCAAGCAGAACGACCTCTCCTCGGACGCCCACGGCTTCGTGGAGGCGTCGTACCGCTCCGGACTCAACCCCAAGGAGTTCTTCTTCCACGCGATGGGTGGCCGCGAGGGGCTGGTCGACACGGCGGTCCGGACCTCCAAGTCCGGTTACCTCCAGCGCCGTCTGATCAACGCGCTCTCGGAACTGGAGGCCCAGTACGACGGCACCGTCCGGGACACCTCGGACAACATCGTCCAGTTCGAGTTCGGCGAAGACGGCACCTCGCCGGTACAGGTCTCCTCGAACGAGGAGACGCCGGTCGACGTCGAGGAGATCGCGGACAGCGTTCTCGACGCCGAGTTCGAGTCCGAGAGCATCAAAAGCGAGTTCCTCGGTGAACGCACCGAGCCGACCAATCTGTCGGAACACACCGACGACTGGTGGATGGCGGAGGGTGACGACTGA